The proteins below come from a single Solea solea chromosome 6, fSolSol10.1, whole genome shotgun sequence genomic window:
- the myog gene encoding myogenin has product MELFETNPYFFPDQRFYEGGDSYFPSRLPGGYDQTGYQDRNSMMGLCASLSGGAGVGVTGTEDKVSPSSMSPHSEPHCPGQCLPWACKLCKRKTVTMDRRRAATMREKRRLKKVNEAFDALKRSTLMNPNQRLPKVEILRSAIQYIERLQALVSSLNQQDSETGQQGLHYRPNTTQPRVSSSSEPSTGSTCCSSPEWSSTPEQCTQSYSSEDLLSAADSPEQGSMRVLTSLVDGITAGDGPLAFPVDIPK; this is encoded by the exons ATGGAGCTTTTCGAGACCAACCCCTATTTCTTCCCTGACCAGCGCTTCTATGAAGGAGGGGACAGTTATTTCCCCTCTCGCCTGCCTGGCGGGTACGACCAAACTGGCTACCAGGACAGGAACTCCATGATGGGCTTGTGTGCGAGTCTGTCTGGAGGCGCTGGAGTTGGGGTCACAGGAACAGAGGACAAAGTCTCTCCGTCCAGCATGTCACCTCACTCTGAGCCCCACTGCCCAGGCCAGTGCCTGCCCTGGGCCTGTAAACTCTGCAAAAGGAAGACAGTGACCATGGACCGTCGGAGAGCTGCCACGATGAGGGAGAAGCGCCGCCTGAAGAAGGTGAACGAAGCCTTTGATGCTCTGAAGAGGAGCACCCTGATGAACCCCAACCAGAGGCTGCCCAAAGTGGAGATCTTGCGGAGTGCCATCCAGTACATCGAGAGGCTCCAGGCCCTGGTGTCTTCCCTCAACCAGCAGGACAGCGAGACGGGACAGCAGGGACTTCACTACCGACCCAACACCACCCAGCCCAGA GTGTCGTCGTCAAGCGAGCCCAGTACAGGCAGCACCTGCTGCAGTAGCCCGGAGTGGAGCAGCACTCCAGAGCAGTGCACGCAGAGCTACAGCAGCGAGG ATCTCCTGAGTGCTGCCGACTCTCCAGAGCAGGGGAGCATGCGTGTGCTGACCTCCCTCGTGGATGGCATCACAGCGGGGGACGGACCCTTGGCCTTTCCTGTGGACATTCCCAAATAG
- the mdm4 gene encoding protein Mdm4 isoform X3 yields MNSLSVQPPVSSSSCRTLPGEGNQVQPKAPLLQILRVAGAKEEVFTLKEVMHYLGQYIMGKQLYDKQRQHIVHCQDDPLGELLEVESFSVKNPSPVYEMLKKYLVVHDCADAAENLSVGRECVEGGVEDRGQICGGVVKAGLEACQNVPPLQTPSQRRPREPDDDSLEGLPRSACKRPKLDVTLDDWDLSGLPWWFLGNLRSNYSRRSNGSTDIHTNQLSPAQEEDTAIVSDTTDDLWFLTEGESEQVSVVMKEAALEEGSGGEGEAPPGDDDGGGKEKKLDREMQEEPDEDSQCLSDDTDTEISIQDAWQCTECRKYNTPLQRYCVRCWALRKNWYKDVPRLAHSLSVPDIPACSSLTTHDEEDDSDAGIDVPDCNRTVSDPVILPSHSTADRPLPPMGKGKGPRPSGFHKAELLSGGESQEDLGMEVEDVRPEALLEPCKLCRVRPRNGNIIHGRTAHLLTCFPCARRLHKFQAPCPGCGKIIQNVIKIFIL; encoded by the exons ATGAACTCCCTGTCAGTCCAACCCCCAGTATCAAGCTCATCATGCAGGACGCTGCCTGGAGAGGGGAATCAG GTACAACCAAAGGCCCCTCTTCTGCAGATCCTGCGTGTTGCTGGAGCCAAGGAAGAAGTGTTCACACTCAAAGAG GTGATGCACTACTTGGGTCAGTACATCATGGGCAAGCAACTGTATGACAAACAGAGGCAGCATATAGTCCATTGCCAGGATGACCCTCTGGGAGAGCTGCTGGAAGTAGAGAGCTTCTCTGTCAAAAACCCAAG CCCGGTGTATGAAATGCTGAAGAAGTACCTGGTTGTGCATGATTGTGCTG ACGCTGCAGAGAATCTTTCTGTGGGCCGTGAGTGTGTAGAGGGAGGAGTGGAAGATCGTGGTCAG ATATGCGGAGGTGTGGTCAAAGCAGGACTGGAGGCTTGCCAGAACGTGCCTCCCCTGCAGACCCCCTCCCAGAGACGACCACGGGAGCCAGATGATG ACTCCCTTGAAGGCTTGCCACGGTCAGCATGCAAACGCCCCAAACTGGATGTTACCCTGGATGATTGGGATCTCTCTGGCCTGCCCTGGTGGTTTCTAGGTAATCTCCGTAGCAACTATAGCCGTAGAAGTAACGGCTCCACTGACATCCACACAAACCAA CTGTCTCCCGCGCAGGAGGAGGACACGGCCATCGTGTCGGACACCACAGACGACCTGTGGTTCCTGACTGAGGGCGAGAGTGAACAGGTGAGCGTGGTGATGAAAGAGGCTGCGCTGGAGGAAGGAAGCGGAGGAGAAGGGGAGGCCCCGCCCGGGGATGATGAcggaggagggaaggagaagaagtTGGATCGAGAG ATGCAGGAAGAGCCTGATGAAGACTCGCAGTGTTTGAGTGATGACACGGACACAGAGATTTCCATACAG GATGCATGGCAATGCACAGAGTGCAGGAAGTACAACACGCCTCTACAGAGGTACTGTGTTCGCTGCTGGGCCCTGCGTAAGAACTGGTACAAAGATGTCCCCCGACTCGCCCACTCCCTCTCTGTCCCAGACATCCCAGCCTGCAGTTCCCTCACCACCCACGACGAGGAGGACGACAGCGACGCGGGCATCGACGTCCCCGACTGCAACAGGACAGTGTCTGACCCCGTCATCCTGCCGTCTCACTCCACCGCCGACCGACCACTGCCCCCGATGGGGAAAGGCAAAGGTCCTCGGCCCTCAGGCTTCCACAAGGCTGAGCTGCTGTCAGGAGGGGAGAGTCAGGAAGACCTAGGCATGGAGGTAGAAGACGTCAGGCCCGAGGCTCTGTTAGAGCCATGCAAGCTCTGCCGAGTGCGGCCACGTAATGGAAACATAATCCACGGGCGCACGGCTCACCTGCTGACGTGCTTCCCATGTGCGAGGAGGCTGCATAAGTTCCAGGCCCCTTGTCCAGGATGTGGAAAGATCATTCAAAACGTCATCAAGATATTCATCCTTTAA
- the mdm4 gene encoding protein Mdm4 isoform X2, with product MADVAHVFQTCPLSSFTMNSLSVQPPVSSSSCRTLPGEGNQVQPKAPLLQILRVAGAKEEVFTLKEVMHYLGQYIMGKQLYDKQRQHIVHCQDDPLGELLEVESFSVKNPSPVYEMLKKYLVVHDCADAAENLSVGRECVEGGVEDRGQICGGVVKAGLEACQNVPPLQTPSQRRPREPDDDSLEGLPRSACKRPKLDVTLDDWDLSGLPWWFLGNLRSNYSRRSNGSTDIHTNQEEDTAIVSDTTDDLWFLTEGESEQVSVVMKEAALEEGSGGEGEAPPGDDDGGGKEKKLDREMQEEPDEDSQCLSDDTDTEISIQDAWQCTECRKYNTPLQRYCVRCWALRKNWYKDVPRLAHSLSVPDIPACSSLTTHDEEDDSDAGIDVPDCNRTVSDPVILPSHSTADRPLPPMGKGKGPRPSGFHKAELLSGGESQEDLGMEVEDVRPEALLEPCKLCRVRPRNGNIIHGRTAHLLTCFPCARRLHKFQAPCPGCGKIIQNVIKIFIL from the exons ATGGCAGATGTAGCACACGTCTTTCAAACTTGCCC ACTTAGTTCATTTACTATGAACTCCCTGTCAGTCCAACCCCCAGTATCAAGCTCATCATGCAGGACGCTGCCTGGAGAGGGGAATCAG GTACAACCAAAGGCCCCTCTTCTGCAGATCCTGCGTGTTGCTGGAGCCAAGGAAGAAGTGTTCACACTCAAAGAG GTGATGCACTACTTGGGTCAGTACATCATGGGCAAGCAACTGTATGACAAACAGAGGCAGCATATAGTCCATTGCCAGGATGACCCTCTGGGAGAGCTGCTGGAAGTAGAGAGCTTCTCTGTCAAAAACCCAAG CCCGGTGTATGAAATGCTGAAGAAGTACCTGGTTGTGCATGATTGTGCTG ACGCTGCAGAGAATCTTTCTGTGGGCCGTGAGTGTGTAGAGGGAGGAGTGGAAGATCGTGGTCAG ATATGCGGAGGTGTGGTCAAAGCAGGACTGGAGGCTTGCCAGAACGTGCCTCCCCTGCAGACCCCCTCCCAGAGACGACCACGGGAGCCAGATGATG ACTCCCTTGAAGGCTTGCCACGGTCAGCATGCAAACGCCCCAAACTGGATGTTACCCTGGATGATTGGGATCTCTCTGGCCTGCCCTGGTGGTTTCTAGGTAATCTCCGTAGCAACTATAGCCGTAGAAGTAACGGCTCCACTGACATCCACACAAACCAA GAGGAGGACACGGCCATCGTGTCGGACACCACAGACGACCTGTGGTTCCTGACTGAGGGCGAGAGTGAACAGGTGAGCGTGGTGATGAAAGAGGCTGCGCTGGAGGAAGGAAGCGGAGGAGAAGGGGAGGCCCCGCCCGGGGATGATGAcggaggagggaaggagaagaagtTGGATCGAGAG ATGCAGGAAGAGCCTGATGAAGACTCGCAGTGTTTGAGTGATGACACGGACACAGAGATTTCCATACAG GATGCATGGCAATGCACAGAGTGCAGGAAGTACAACACGCCTCTACAGAGGTACTGTGTTCGCTGCTGGGCCCTGCGTAAGAACTGGTACAAAGATGTCCCCCGACTCGCCCACTCCCTCTCTGTCCCAGACATCCCAGCCTGCAGTTCCCTCACCACCCACGACGAGGAGGACGACAGCGACGCGGGCATCGACGTCCCCGACTGCAACAGGACAGTGTCTGACCCCGTCATCCTGCCGTCTCACTCCACCGCCGACCGACCACTGCCCCCGATGGGGAAAGGCAAAGGTCCTCGGCCCTCAGGCTTCCACAAGGCTGAGCTGCTGTCAGGAGGGGAGAGTCAGGAAGACCTAGGCATGGAGGTAGAAGACGTCAGGCCCGAGGCTCTGTTAGAGCCATGCAAGCTCTGCCGAGTGCGGCCACGTAATGGAAACATAATCCACGGGCGCACGGCTCACCTGCTGACGTGCTTCCCATGTGCGAGGAGGCTGCATAAGTTCCAGGCCCCTTGTCCAGGATGTGGAAAGATCATTCAAAACGTCATCAAGATATTCATCCTTTAA
- the mdm4 gene encoding protein Mdm4 isoform X1, whose protein sequence is MADVAHVFQTCPLSSFTMNSLSVQPPVSSSSCRTLPGEGNQVQPKAPLLQILRVAGAKEEVFTLKEVMHYLGQYIMGKQLYDKQRQHIVHCQDDPLGELLEVESFSVKNPSPVYEMLKKYLVVHDCADAAENLSVGRECVEGGVEDRGQICGGVVKAGLEACQNVPPLQTPSQRRPREPDDDSLEGLPRSACKRPKLDVTLDDWDLSGLPWWFLGNLRSNYSRRSNGSTDIHTNQLSPAQEEDTAIVSDTTDDLWFLTEGESEQVSVVMKEAALEEGSGGEGEAPPGDDDGGGKEKKLDREMQEEPDEDSQCLSDDTDTEISIQDAWQCTECRKYNTPLQRYCVRCWALRKNWYKDVPRLAHSLSVPDIPACSSLTTHDEEDDSDAGIDVPDCNRTVSDPVILPSHSTADRPLPPMGKGKGPRPSGFHKAELLSGGESQEDLGMEVEDVRPEALLEPCKLCRVRPRNGNIIHGRTAHLLTCFPCARRLHKFQAPCPGCGKIIQNVIKIFIL, encoded by the exons ATGGCAGATGTAGCACACGTCTTTCAAACTTGCCC ACTTAGTTCATTTACTATGAACTCCCTGTCAGTCCAACCCCCAGTATCAAGCTCATCATGCAGGACGCTGCCTGGAGAGGGGAATCAG GTACAACCAAAGGCCCCTCTTCTGCAGATCCTGCGTGTTGCTGGAGCCAAGGAAGAAGTGTTCACACTCAAAGAG GTGATGCACTACTTGGGTCAGTACATCATGGGCAAGCAACTGTATGACAAACAGAGGCAGCATATAGTCCATTGCCAGGATGACCCTCTGGGAGAGCTGCTGGAAGTAGAGAGCTTCTCTGTCAAAAACCCAAG CCCGGTGTATGAAATGCTGAAGAAGTACCTGGTTGTGCATGATTGTGCTG ACGCTGCAGAGAATCTTTCTGTGGGCCGTGAGTGTGTAGAGGGAGGAGTGGAAGATCGTGGTCAG ATATGCGGAGGTGTGGTCAAAGCAGGACTGGAGGCTTGCCAGAACGTGCCTCCCCTGCAGACCCCCTCCCAGAGACGACCACGGGAGCCAGATGATG ACTCCCTTGAAGGCTTGCCACGGTCAGCATGCAAACGCCCCAAACTGGATGTTACCCTGGATGATTGGGATCTCTCTGGCCTGCCCTGGTGGTTTCTAGGTAATCTCCGTAGCAACTATAGCCGTAGAAGTAACGGCTCCACTGACATCCACACAAACCAA CTGTCTCCCGCGCAGGAGGAGGACACGGCCATCGTGTCGGACACCACAGACGACCTGTGGTTCCTGACTGAGGGCGAGAGTGAACAGGTGAGCGTGGTGATGAAAGAGGCTGCGCTGGAGGAAGGAAGCGGAGGAGAAGGGGAGGCCCCGCCCGGGGATGATGAcggaggagggaaggagaagaagtTGGATCGAGAG ATGCAGGAAGAGCCTGATGAAGACTCGCAGTGTTTGAGTGATGACACGGACACAGAGATTTCCATACAG GATGCATGGCAATGCACAGAGTGCAGGAAGTACAACACGCCTCTACAGAGGTACTGTGTTCGCTGCTGGGCCCTGCGTAAGAACTGGTACAAAGATGTCCCCCGACTCGCCCACTCCCTCTCTGTCCCAGACATCCCAGCCTGCAGTTCCCTCACCACCCACGACGAGGAGGACGACAGCGACGCGGGCATCGACGTCCCCGACTGCAACAGGACAGTGTCTGACCCCGTCATCCTGCCGTCTCACTCCACCGCCGACCGACCACTGCCCCCGATGGGGAAAGGCAAAGGTCCTCGGCCCTCAGGCTTCCACAAGGCTGAGCTGCTGTCAGGAGGGGAGAGTCAGGAAGACCTAGGCATGGAGGTAGAAGACGTCAGGCCCGAGGCTCTGTTAGAGCCATGCAAGCTCTGCCGAGTGCGGCCACGTAATGGAAACATAATCCACGGGCGCACGGCTCACCTGCTGACGTGCTTCCCATGTGCGAGGAGGCTGCATAAGTTCCAGGCCCCTTGTCCAGGATGTGGAAAGATCATTCAAAACGTCATCAAGATATTCATCCTTTAA